One genomic window of Plasmodium falciparum 3D7 genome assembly, chromosome: 10 includes the following:
- a CDS encoding zinc finger (CCCH type) protein, putative, producing the protein MLYKMNVSSDIKYQFSKTKICKHYLEQKCLNTHNCNYAHVLGELRPLPNLMNTKLCKSYKKNIPCTNPNCKYAHKVENLQPTTDMSTYKTSLCYFWKRKKCMNEEKCRFAHGIEEIRPLKVRTQKDIHTKQKDDNNNNNNNNNNNNNNNNSSSNVNGFNNNNNNSSSSSNVDGFNNNNNIFNQEDLNNLFSHLFLIENWSSQIKMNDKNEEAQRHTNDQIVKDTSTSCNMLLQNSKSYSNEYINNKLCDEHLNANYNKQSDDYIKYNSLKINHNNNIDANLRNTLKQNEYCNLFTSNETFCDIYEDKYNDTYISNHQDFYKDEYVNIYNHISDPISSYISSEESMNDEECFNELYKCIKEEITKKYENIYIY; encoded by the coding sequence ATGTTATACAAAATGAATGTATCGTCCGATATAAAATATCAATTTTCTAAAACCAAAATATGCAAACATTATCTTGAACAGAAGTGTCTTAATACACATAATTGTAATTATGCTCATGTGCTAGGAGAATTGAGACCTCTTCCTAATTTAATGAACACAAAACTATGCAAAagctacaaaaaaaatatcccTTGTACAAATCCTAATTGTAAATATGCCCACAAAGTTGAGAACCTACAACCTACGACAGATATGTCTACTTATAAAACAagtttatgttatttttggaagagaaaaaaatgtatgaATGAGGAAAAGTGTAGATTCGCCCATGGAATTGAAGAAATAAGACCTTTGAAAGTTCGAACACAAAAGGATATACACACAAAGCaaaaagatgataataataataataataataataataataataataacaataataataatagtagtagtaatgtgaatggatttaataataataataataatagtagtagtagtagtaatgtggatggatttaataataataataatatttttaatcaaGAAGATCTAAATAATCTTTTCTCACATTTATTTCTCATTGAAAATTGGTCATctcaaataaaaatgaacgaCAAAAATGAAGAAGCACAAAGACATACAAATGATCAAATTGTAAAAGACACATCAACATCTTGTAATATGTTATTACAAAATAGTAAGAGTTATagtaatgaatatataaataataaattgtgTGATGAACATCTTAATGCAAACTACAATAAACAATCagatgattatataaaatataattctttaaaaataaatcataataataacatagacgcaaatttaagaaatactctaaaacaaaatgaatattGTAATTTATTTACTTCAAACGAAACTTTTtgtgatatatatgaagataagtataatgatacatatatttcaaatCATCAAGACTTTTATAAAGATGAGTacgtaaatatatacaaccATATTTCTGATCCAATATCTAGTTACATATCTTCTGAAGAATCAATGAACGATGAAGAGTGTTTTAacgaattatataaatgtataaaggAAGAaatcacaaaaaaatatgaaaatatatatatctattaa
- a CDS encoding tubulin beta chain, translating into MREIVHIQAGQCGNQIGAKFWEVISDEHGIDPSGTYCGDSDLQLERVDVFYNEATGGRYVPRAILMDLEPGTMDSVRAGPFGQLFRPDNFVFGQTGAGNNWAKGHYTEGAELIDAVLDVVRKEAEGCDCLQGFQITHSLGGGTGSGMGTLLISKIREEYPDRIMETFSVFPSPKVSDTVVEPYNATLSVHQLVENADEVQVIDNEALYDICFRTLKLTTPTYGDLNHLVSAAMSGVTCSLRFPGQLNSDLRKLAVNLIPFPRLHFFMIGFAPLTSRGSQQYRALTVPELTQQMFDAKNMMCASDPRHGRYLTACAMFRGRMSTKEVDEQMLNVQNKNSSYFVEWIPHNTKSSVCDIPPKGLKMAVTFVGNSTAIQEMFKRVSDQFTAMFRRKAFLHWYTGEGMDEMEFTEAESNMNDLVSEYQQYQDATAEEEGEFEEEEGDVEA; encoded by the exons aTGAGAGAAATTGTTCATATTCAAGCTGGCCAATGTGGAAATCAAATAGGTGCAAAGTTTTGGGAAGTCATTTCTGATGAGCATGGAATAGATCCA agTGGTACCTATTGTGGGGACAGTGACTTACAGTTAGAAAGAGTTGACGTTTTTTACAACGAAGCAACAGGAGGTAGATATGTTCCAAGAGCTATATTGATGGACTTGGAACCTGGTACTATGGATAGTGTTCGTGCTGGCCCCTTTGGTCAATTATTTCGTCCAGATAATTTTGTGTTTGGTCAAACAGGTGCAGGAAATAATTGGGCTAAAGGACATTATACTGAAGGTGCTGAATTGATAGATGCAGTTTTAGATGTCGTTAGAAAAGAAGCAGAAGGTTGTGATTGTTTACAAGGATTTCAGATTACTCATTCATTAGGTGGTGGTACAGGTAGTGGTATGGGTACTTTGTTGATTAGTAAAATAAGAGAGGAGTATCCTGATCGTATTATGGAAACATTTTCTGTATTTCCATCACCAAAAGTTTCTGATACTGTTGTTGAACCATATAATGCTACATTATCAGTTCATCAGTTGGTTGAAAATGCTGATGAAGTTCAAGTTATCGATAATGAAGCTTTATATGACATATGTTTTAGGACTCTTAAATTAACAACACCAACATATGGAGATTTAAATCACCTTGTATCAGCTGCAATGTCAGGTGTAACCTGTTCGTTAAGATTTCCTGGTCAACTTAACAGTGACTTAAGAAAATTAGCTGTTAATTTGATCCCATTCCCACGTTTACATTTCTTTATGATCGGGTTTGCTCCTTTAACTAGTAGAGGCAGTCAACAATACAGAGCCTTAACTGTGCCGGAGTTAACACAACAAATGTTCGACGCAAAAAATATGATGTGCGCAAGTGATCCAAGACATGGAAGATATTTAACGGCATGTGCTATGTTTAGAGGAAGAATGTCCACAAAGGAAGTTGACGAACAAATGTTAAACgttcaaaataaaaactcATCTTATTTTGTCGAATGGATTCCTCACAACACAAA atCAAGTGTTTGTGATATTCCACCTAAGGGATTAAAAATGGCTGTTACTTTTGTAGGAAACTCAACCGCCATTCAAGAAATGTTTAAAAGAGTTTCTGATCAATTTACTGCTATGTTTAGAAGAAAAGCCTTTTTGCACTGGTACACCGGAGAAGGTATGGACGAGATGGAATTTACAGAAGCTGAATCAAATATGAATGATTTAGTTTCAGAATATCAACAATATCAAGATGCTACAGCAGAAGAGGAAGGAGAAtttgaagaagaagaaggagACGTAGAAGCCTAa
- a CDS encoding nucleolar protein 5, putative, whose protein sequence is MLILVETAAGYGLFKVENSKLIESDVKDIEKCFVTSEEARKNVSLYSFSKFKKFQNAFDETNKLMESKLGKGLKKFLKKNIIKPKLNEPLALCDKTLGGLIKKKYNINVTYTNSTQEIIRGIRTHLYELLVGVNEEDSKLLKLSLSHSLNRFKLKFSADKVDVMIVQAVGLLEDLDKEINVFSMRLKEWYGWHFPELGKVITDNKIYAKCVKLIGFRNNAKNVNLLEETTEEIQKEIKQLAEISMGTEIEDDDLNCINELADRLLELTDYRESLATYLKYRMNSIAPNLTYLVGDLVGAKLIAKAGSLMSLAKHPSSTLQILGSEKALFRALKTKSKTPKYGLIYHATLVGQTAPKLKGRISRSLAAKLSLCTRVDALGNFVEPSIAITCKSHLEKRLEYITSNLQKKLSNPNNNVKAQQQGQQNKYNPNQKNDGQNNFNSFNKRKSDFRFKREADKNNKKFIKKQKRK, encoded by the coding sequence atgcTCATTTTAGTTGAAACTGCTGCTGGATATGGACTTTTTAAAGTTGAGAATAGTAAATTAATTGAGTCAGATGTAAAAGATATTGAAAAATGTTTTGTTACTAGCGAAGAAGCAAGAAAAAATGTATCTTTGTACAGTTTTAgtaaatttaaaaagtttCAAAATGCATTTGATGAAACCAATAAATTAATGGAATCAAAATTAGGGAAAGGGTTaaagaaatttttaaaaaagaatataataaaacctAAATTGAATGAGCCCTTGGCTTTGTGCGATAAGACTCTGGGTGGattgataaaaaagaaatataatataaatgtaacaTATACGAATTCAACACAAGAAATTATAAGAGGAATACGTACGCATTTATACGAATTATTAGTAGGAGTAAATGAGGAAGAttctaaattattaaaattaagtTTATCACATTCATTAAATagatttaaattaaaattcaGTGCTGATAAGGTAGATGTAATGATTGTTCAGGCTGTTGGGTTGTTAGAAGATTTAGATAAAGAAATTAATGTTTTTTCAATGCGTTTAAAAGAATGGTATGGTTGGCATTTTCCTGAGTTAGGTAAAGTAATAacagataataaaatatatgctaAATGTGTAAAATTGATTGGTTTTAGAAATAATgcaaaaaatgtaaatttaTTAGAAGAAACAACAGAAGAAatacaaaaagaaataaaacaatTAGCTGAAATATCTATGGGAACTGAAATCGAAGATGATGATTTAAATTGTATAAATGAATTAGCTGACAGATTATTAGAATTAACAGATTATCGTGAATCTTTAGcaacatatttaaaatatagaaTGAATTCTATTGCACCTAATTTAACATATTTAGTAGGTGATTTAGTTGGTGCAAAATTAATTGCAAAAGCAGGTTCTTTAATGTCTCTAGCTAAACATCCAAGTTCTACTTTACAAATACTAGGTTCAGAAAAAGCTCTCTTCAGAGCCTTAAAAACCAAATCCAAAACACCCAAATATGGTCTTATATATCATGCAACATTAGTTGGACAAACCGCTCCTAAATTAAAAGGAAGAATAAGTAGATCCTTGGCTGCTAAATTATCTTTATGTACTAGAGTTGACGCACTAGGTAATTTTGTAGAACCTTCTATAGCTATTACATGCAAATCGCATTTAGAAAAGAGACTAGAATATATCACAAGTAATTTACAGAAAAAATTAAGTAACCCAAATAATAACGTCAAAGCACAACAACAAGgacaacaaaataaatacaatcctaatcaaaaaaatgatgGACAAAATAATTTCAACTCTTTTAATAAGAGGAAAAGTGATTTCAGATTTAAAAGGGAAGctgataaaaataacaaaaagtTTATAAAGAAGCAAAAAAGgaagtaa
- a CDS encoding adenylate kinase — translation MNENLENFSTIDLLNELKRRYACLSKPDGRYIFLGAPGSGKGTQSLNLKKSHCYCHLSTGDLLREAAEKKTELGLKIKNIINEGKLVDDQMVLSLVDEKLKTPQCKKGFILDGYPRNVKQAEDLNKLLQKNQTKLDGVFYFNVPDEVLVNRISGRLIHKPSGRIYHKIFNPPKVPFRDDVTNEPLIQREDDNEDVLKKRLTVFKSETSPLISYYKNKNLLINLDATQPANDLEKKISQHIDG, via the exons atGAATGAAAATTTAGAAAATTTTTCAACAATTGATTTGTTGAATGAATTAAAGAGGAGGTATGCATGTTTGAGTAAACCAGATggtagatatatttttttaggtGCCCCAGGATCTGgaaaa GGAACACAATCCTTGAACCTTAAGAAGTCTCATTGTTACTGTCATTTATCAACAGGTGATTTGTTAAGAGAAGCAGCTGAGAAAAAAACGGAACTTGGACTTAAAATTAAGAACATCATTAATGAAGGGAAATTAGTTGATGATCAAATGGTATTGTCACTAGTCGATGAGAAATTAAAAACACCTCAATGTAAAAAAGGATTTATTCTTGATGGATATCCAAGAAATGTAAAACAAGCTGAAGATTTAAATAAGCTACTACAAAAAAATCAAACAAAATTAGACGGtgtgttttattttaatgtACCTGATGAAGTTTTAGTTAATAGAATTAGTGGTAGATTAATTCATAAACCTTCCGGAAGAATTTATCATAAAATCTTTAATCCTCCAAAAGTTCCCTTTAGAGATGATGTAACAAACGAACCATTAATACAAAGAGAAGATGATAATGAagatgttttaaaaaaaagactAACGGTTTTTAAAAGCGAAACATCACCTTTAATaagttattataaaaataaaaatttacttATTAATTTAGACGCAACACAACCAGCAAATGatttggaaaaaaaaatctcTCAACATATAGAcggttaa
- a CDS encoding diphthine methyl ester synthase, putative: MVLYIIGLGLGDEKDITIKGKELIEKSDVVYLETYTSILFVSKDVLEETYKKSIEEVDRDFAEENCDKILDEAKNKKVSFLVVGDPLCATTHHDIILRAKKKNIDVEIIHNTSIISAIGECGMQLYNFGQIVSIPYFEDNYKPTSYYDKIYINLKNNFHTLCLLDIKVKERTVENIMRNKKIYEPPRFMTINDSIEQLLYCEHIHKKNIITKNTLGIAIIQIGTDNQQIISGDLLTLKDISYNKPLHSLIICAPTLHDIEKEYFDLYHYNNMKK; the protein is encoded by the coding sequence ATGGTGTTGTATATTATcggtttaggtttaggggatgaaaaagatataacaataaaaggTAAAGAATTAATCGAAAAATCGGATGTAGTGTATCTAGAAACATATACAtccattttatttgtatctaAAGATGTATTAGaagaaacatataaaaaaagtatagAGGAGGTAGATCGTGATTTTGCGGAAGAAAATTGTGATAAAATATTAGACGAagcaaaaaacaaaaaggtTTCTTTTCTTGTAGTTGGTGATCCTTTATGTGCTACTACTCATCACGATATAATTTTAAGagcaaagaaaaaaaatattgacgtagaaattatacataatacATCCATAATTTCAGCTATAGGGGAATGTGGTAtgcaattatataattttggtCAAATCGTTTCTATTCCATATTTTGAAGATAACTATAAACCTACTAgttattatgataaaatttatataaacctaaaaaataatttccaTACTTTATGTCTCTTAGATATTAAAGTGAAAGAAAGAACCgtagaaaatattatgagaaataaaaaaatatatgaacctCCAAGATTTATGACGATTAATGATTCAATTGAACAACTTTTATATTGTgaacatatacataaaaaaaatataataacaaaaaatacaTTAGGAATAGCTATAATACAAATAGGAACAGATAATCAACAAATTATATCTGGAGATCTATTAACGTTAAaagatatatcatataataaaccCTTACACTCTTTGATTATATGTGCACCTACATTACATGATATAGAAAAGGAATATTTTGATCTCTACcactataataatatgaaaaaataa